Proteins found in one Muntiacus reevesi chromosome 2, mMunRee1.1, whole genome shotgun sequence genomic segment:
- the SRRM2 gene encoding serine/arginine repetitive matrix protein 2 isoform X9: protein MYNGIGLPTPRGSGTNGYVQRNLSLVRGRRGERPDYKGEEELRRLEAALVKRPNPDILDHERKRRVELRCLELEEMMEEQGYEEQQIQEKVATFRLMLLEKDVNPGGKEENPGQRPAVTETHQLAELNEKKNERLRAAFGISDSYVDGSSFDPQRRAREAKQPAPEPPKPYSLVRESSSSRSPTPKQKKKKKKKDRGRRSESSSPRRERKKSSKKKKHRSESESKKRKHRSPTPKSKRKSKDKKRKRSRSTTPAPKSRRAHRSTSADSASSSDTSRSRSRSAAAKTHTTALTGRSPSPALGRRGEGDVPPREPGTTNIGQPSSPEPSTKQPSSPCEDKDKDKKEKSAVRPSPSPERSNTGPEPSAPTLLLAEQHGGSPQPLATTPLSQEPVNPPSEASPAQGHSPPKSPEKPPQSSSESCPPSPQPTKVSRHASSSPESPKPAPVPGSRRESSSPASKSRSHGRAKRAKSHSHTPSRRVGRSRSPTTTKRGRSRSRTPTKRGHSRSRSPQWRRSRSAQRWGRSRSPQRRGRSRSPQRPGWSRSRNAQRRGRSRSARRGRSHSRSPATRGRSRSRTPARRGRSRSRTPTRRRSRSRTPARRRSRSRTPARRGRSRSRTPARRRSRTRSPVRRRSRSRSPARRSGRSRSRTPARRGRSRSRTPARRSGRSRSRTPTRRSGRSRSRTPNRRGRSQSRTPARRGRSRSRSLVRRGRSHSRTPPRRGRSGSSSERKNKSRTSQRRSRSNSSPEMKKSRLSSRRSRSLSSPRSKAKSRLSVRRSLSESSPCPKQKSQTPPRRSRSGSSQRKAKSRTPLRRSRSGSSPPGNQKSKTPSRQSHSSSSPQPKMKSGTPPRQGSITSPQVNEESATPQRRSRSESSPDPEVKSRTPSRHSCSGSSPSRVKSGTPPRRSRSGSSSPQPKVRAVTSPVQSHSGFSSPSPSRMTSKTPPRQSRSVSPCSKTESRLLQRHSHSRSSSPDTKVKPGTPPRQSHSGSTSPCPKAKSQTPPGHNLLGSKSPCSQEKSKDSLAQSCSGSFSLCPGVKSSTPPSFLQQKGQSPTSPDSRSGTSSPEMRPSHSESPYLQSKSQTPPKSSCSRSSSPVAELAPRSPTRGELSASPKLKPGISPEQRRFQSDSFSYPAIDSKPLLGQSRLEQSESKEKTGLVLQEDVSASSLRPRDKLSPPPVQNRPESSPILRDTPRTPSRERGGVGSSPDTKDQSSALAKPSQDEELMEVVEKPEESSNQVLPHLSPELKETAGSNVESSPEIERPAVPLTLDQSQLQASSEEVPAMASAWSGPHFSPEHKELSNSPPRENSFGSPLEFRNSGGPVAEMNTGFSPEGKDLNGPFPNQLETDPSLDVKEQSTRSSRHSSSELSPDVVEKAGMSSNQSVSSPVLDTIPRTPSRERSSSASSPELKDGLPRTPSRRSRSGSSPGLRDGSGTPSRHSLSGSSPGMKDIPRTPSRGRSECDSSPEPKALPQTPRPRSRSPSSPELNNKCLTPQRERSGSESSVEQKTVARTPLGQRRRSGSSQELDGKPSASPQERSESDSSPDSKAKTRVPLRQRSHSGSSPEVDSKSRPSPRHSRSGSSPEVKEKPRAAPRAQSGSDSSPEPKAPAPRVLPRRSRSGSSSKGRGPSPEGSSSSESSPEHPPKSRTARRSSRSSPEPKTKSRTPPRRRSSRSSPELTRKARLSRRSRSASSSPETRSRTPPRRRRSPSVSSPEPAEKSRSSRRRRSASSPRTKTASRRGRSPSPKPRGLQRSRSRSRREKTRATRRRDRSGSSQSTSRRRQRSRSRSRVTRRRRGGSGYHSRSPARQESSRTSSRRRRGRSRTPPTSRKRSRSRTSPAPWKRSRSRASPATHRRSRSRTPLVSRRRSRSRTSPVSRRRSRSRTSVTRRRSRSRASPVSRRRSRSRTPPVTRRRSRSRTPTRRRSRSRTPPVTRRRSRSRTPLVTRRRSRSRTSPITRRRSRSRTSPVTRRRSRSRTSPVTRRRSRSRTSPVTRRRSRSRTPPAIRRRSRSRTPLLPRKRSRSRSPLAIRRRSRSRTPRTTRGKRSLTRSPPAIRRRSASGSSSDRSRSATPPATRNHSGSRTPPVALNSSRMGCFSRPSMSPTPLDRCRSPGVLEPLGSSRTPMSVLQQAGGSMMDGPGPRIPDHPRASVPENHAQSRIALALTAISLGTARPPPSMSAAGLAARMSQVPAPVPLMSLRTAPAASLASRIPAASAAAMNLASARTPALPSAVNLADSRTPAAAAAMNLASPRTAVAPSAVNLADPRTPTAPAVNLAGARTPAALAALSLTGSGTAPTAANYPSSSRAPQAPAPANLVGPRSAHATAPVNIASSRTPPALAPANLTSARMAPALSGANLTSPRVPLSAYERVSGRTSPPLLDRARSRTPPGGPGSRTPPSAPSQSRVTSERAPSPASRMVQAPSQSALPPAQDRPRSPVPSAFSDQSRSLLAQTPPVAGSQSLSSGTVAKTTSSAGDHNGMLSGPVPGVSHPEGGDPPACAGAQQPSTLAALQPAKERRSSSSSSSSSSSSSSSSSSSSSSSSSGSSSSDSEGSSLPAQPEVALKRGQN, encoded by the exons ATGTACAACGGGATCGGGCTGCCGACGCCCCGGGGCAGCGGCACCAACGGCTACGTCCAGCGCAACCTGTCCCTGGTGCGGGGCCGCCGGGGTGAGCGGCCTGACTACAAGGGAGAGGAGGAACTGCGGCGCCTGGAGGCTGCCCTGGTGAAGCGGCCTAATCCTGACATCCTGGACCACGAGCGCAAGCGGCGCGTGGAGCTGCGATGCCTCGAGCTGGAGGAGATGATGGAAGAGCAGGG GTACGAGGAACAGCAAATTCAGGAAAAAGTGGCGACCTTTCGACTCATGTTGCTGGAGAAGGATGTGAACCctggggggaaggaggagaaccCGGGGCAGAGGCCAGC GGTAACTGAGACTCACCAGTTGGCAGAATTGAATGAGAAGAAGAATGAGCGACTCCGAGCTGCCTTTGGCATTAGTGATTCCTATGTGGATGGCAGCTCTTTTGATCCCCAGCGTCGTGCTCGAGAAGCTAAACAACCAGCTCCTGAGCCTCCCAAACCTTACAG CCTTGTCCGGGAGTCTAGCAGTTCTCGCTCACCAACAccaaagcaaaagaagaagaaaaagaagaaagatagagGACG CAGGTCAGAGAGCAGCTCTCCTCGACGAGAGAGGAAGAAGAGTTCTAAGAAGAAGAAGCACAG GTCAGAATCTGAATCCAAGAAAAGGAAGCATAG GTCTCCTACTCCAAAGAGCAAACGTAAATCTAAGGACAAGAAGCGGAAGCG ATCTCGAAGTACAACTCCAGCCCCCAAGAGCCGACGGGCCCACCGTTCAACTTCTGCTGATTCTGCTTCTTCTTCAGATACTTCCCGCAGTCG GTCTCGAAGTGCTGCAGCTAAAACCCATACAACTGCCTTGACTGGACGAAGTCCTTCGCCTGCTTTGGGGCGTCGAGGGGAGGGAGATGTACCTCCCAGGGAACCAGGTACTACCAACATAGGGCAGCCTAGTAGTCCGGAGCCTTCCACAAAGCAGCCTAGCAGTCCCTGTGAAGACAAAGACAAAGACAAGAAGGAG AAATCTGCAGTTCGACCTAGTCCCTCTCCGGAAAGGAGCAACACAGGGCCAGAACCATCGGCTCCCACTCTGCTCCTTGCTGAGCAACATGGCGGCTCCCCACAACCCCTTGCAACAACCCCCTTAAGTCAAGAGCCAGTGAACCCCCCTTCTGAGGCTTCTCCAGCCCAGGGTCATTCACCACCtaaatctcctgagaaacctcccCAATCTTCTTCAGAGAGCTGCCCACCATCCCCTCAACCTACCAAAGTTTCTCGGCATGCCAGTTCTTCCCCTGAAAGCCCTAAACCGGCACCAGTTCCTGGGTCCCGCCGAGAGAGTTCTTCTCCTGCATCCAAGAGTCGCTCTCATGGCCGAGCAAAACGGGCTAAGTCACATTCTCATACTCCTTCCCGTAGGGTAGGGAGGTCCCGTAGTCCTACCACCACTAAGAGGGGGCGGTCTCGGTCTCGAACCCCTACCAAGAGAGGTCATTCTCGGTCCCGGTCACCTCAGTGGCGTAGGTCACGTTCTGCACAGAGGTGGGGACGATCTAGAAGCCCCCAGCGACGTGGCCGCTCTAGGTCTCCTCAGCGACCAGGCTGGTCCAGGAGCAGAAATGCACAGAGAAGAGGCAGGTCTAGATCAGCAAGACGAGGCAGGTCACACTCTAGATCCCCTGCAACTAGGGGCAGATCTCGTTCTAGAACACCCGCCCGGAGAGGCAGGTCTCGGTCTAGAACACCCACCAGGCGGAGGTCACGATCTAGAACACCAGCCAGGCGGAGGTCACGATCTAGAACACCCGCCCGGAGAGGCAGGTCTCGGTCTAGAACACCGGCTAGGCGCAGATCTAGGACCCGGTCACCTGTACGACGGAGGTCTCGTAGTAGATCACCAGCCAGGAGAAGTGGCAGGTCACGTTCCAGAACCCCAGCCAGGCGTGGGCGCTCACGTTCTAGAACACCAGCAAGACGAAGTGGCCGGTCACGCTCTAGAACGCCAACTAGACGAAGTGGCCGGTCACGCTCTAGAACCCCAAACAGGAGAGGGAGATCTCAGTCTAGGACACCAGCAAGACGGGGAAGATCCCGTAGTAGAAGCCTAGTTAGACGGGGAAGATCTCACTCTAGAACACCACCAAGAAGGGGCAGGTCTGGCTCATCATCAGAGCGGAAGAACAAATCCCGCACATCACAGAGAAGGAGCAGGTCCAACTCAAGTCCAGAAATGAAGAAATCGCGGCTTTCTTCTAGGCGGAGCAGGTCTCTCTCTTCACCAAGGTCCAAAGCAAAATCCCGCTTGTCTGTGAGGCGAAGCCTTTCAGAGTCCTCTCCGTGCCCTAAACAAAAGTCTCAGACACCACCAAGGCGCAGTCGCTCCGGATCATCCCAGCGCAAAGCTAAATCTAGAACACCACTGAGACGAAGTCGCTCTGGTTCTTCTCCGCCTGGTAATCAGAAATCTAAAACACCATCAAGGCAAAGTCATTCCAGTTCATCTCCTCAACCTAAGATGAAGTCTGGAACGCCACCAAGGCAAGGGTCCATAACAAGTCCCCAGGTAAATGAAGAGTCTGCAACGCCACAGAGACGGAGCCGTTCTGAGTCATCACCTGACCCTGAGGTGAAGTCTAGGACCCCTTCAAGACatagctgctctgggtcttctccTTCTAGAGTGAAATCTGGCACACCTCCAAGACGGAGCCGATCTGGGTCGTCATCTCCACAACCCAAAGTGAGGGCAGTGACATCACCAGTCCAAAGCCATTCTGGCTTCTCTTCTCCAAGTCCTAGTAGGATGACTTCTAAAACACCTCCAAGGCAAAGCAGATCAGTGTCTCCATGCTCTAAGACAGAATCTAGATTGTTGCAAAGACACAGCCATTCTAGATCTTCCTCTCCAGATACCAAAGTGAAACCTGGAACACCACCAAGACAAAGTCACTCAGGGTCTACTTCGCCATGCCCCAAAGCTAAGTCCCAAACTCCACCAGGGCATAATCTTCTTGGATCAAAGTCCCCATGTTCCCAAGAGAAGTCTAAAGATTCACTAGCACAAAGTTGCTCTGGATCCTTCTCCCTCTGTCCAGGAGTCAAGTCTAGCACACCACCCTCATTTCTGCAACAGAAAGGACAATCTCCAACTTCACCAGACTCCAGATCTGGTACTTCAAGCCCAGAAATGAGACCAAGTCATTCTGAATCTCCATATCTGCAGAGCAAATCTCAGACACCTCCTAAGAGCAGCTGCTCTAGGTCCTCATCTCCAGTCGCTGAGCTGGCACCCAGATCTCCCACAAGAGGTGAATTGTCAGCAAGTCCTAAGCTGAAACCTGGAATATCTCCAGAACAGAGAAGGTTCCAGTCTGACTCTTTCTCATATCCTGCCATAGACTCTAAACCTCTTCTGGGGCAGAGCAGATTAGAGCAGTctgaatcaaaagaaaaaactggcttaGTCCTGCAGGAGGATGTTAGTGCATCATCTCTAAGACCAAGAGACAAATTGAGTCCTCCTCCAGTGCAAAATAGGCCTGAGTCCTCACCAATACTCAGAGATACCCCTAGAACTCCATCAAGGGAAAGAGGTGGTGTTGGGTCATCTCCAGATACAAAAGACCAAAGTTCTGCATTAGCTAAGCCAAGCCAAGATGAAGAATTAATGGAAGTAGTAGAGAAACCTGAAGAATCCTCAAACCAAGTCCTGCCACATTTGTCTCCAGAACTTAAAGAAACGGCTGGAAGTAATGTTGAATCATCTCCAGAAATAGAAAGGCCTGCTGTACCTTTGACTCTTGACCAAAGCCAGTTGCAGGCTTCTTCGGAAGAAGTCCCTGCAATGGCCTCAGCTTGGAGTGGGCCACACTTCTCTCCAGAACATAAAGAACTATCAAACTCTCCTCCCAGGGAGAATAGCTTTGGATCACCTTTGGAATTTAGAAACTCAGGAGGCCCTGTTGCAGAAATGAATACTGGATTTTCTCCTGAGGGTAAAGATTTGAATGGACCTTTTCCTAATCAACTAGAGACAGATCCATCTCTAGATGTGAAAGAACAGTCAACAAGGTCCTCCAGACACAGCAGCTCTGAGTTATCCCCAGATGTGGTGGAAAAAGCAGGAATGTCTTCAAACCAGAGTGTGTCTTCGCCAGTACTTGATACTATACCCAGAACACCTTCAAGGGAAAGAAGTAGTTCTGCGTCTTCTCCTGAACTGAAAGATGGCTTACCCAGAACCCCCTCAAGGAGAAGCAGGTCTGGGTCTTCCCCAGGACTTAGAGATGGATCTGGGACTCCCTCCAGGCACAGCCTATCTGGGTCATCTCCCGGAATGAAAGATATACCTAGAACACCATCCAGGGGGAGAAGTGAATGTGATTCCTCTCCAGAACCAAAAGCTTTGCCTCAGACCCCTAGGCCAAGGAGTCGTTCTCCATCTTCCCCGGAGCTCAACAATAAGTGTCTTACCccccagagagagagaagtgggtCAGAGTCATCAGTTGAACAGAAGACTGTGGCTAGGACACCTCTTGGGCAGAGACGTCGGTCTGGATCTTCTCAGGAACTTGATGGGAAACCCAGTGCATCCCCTCAGGAGAGAAGCGAGTCGGACTCTTCTCCAGATTCTAAAGCTAAGACACGGGTGCCACTCAGGCAGAGGAGTCACTCTGGATCCTCTCCGGAGGTGGACAGCAAATCCCGGCCTTCTCCTCGGCATAGTAGGTCTGGCTCATCCCCTGAGGTTAAAGAGAAGCCAAGAGCAGCACCCAGGGCACAGAGTGGTTCTGATTCCTCTCCTGAACCCAAGGCTCCTGCCCCTCGAGTCCTTCCAAGACGAAGCAGATCAGGTTCATCAAGCAAAGGCAGAGGCCCTTCTCCTGAAGGAAGCAGCAGTTCCGAGTCCTCTCCAGAACACCCTCCAAAATCCAGAACTGCTAGAAGAAGCTCTCGGTCATCACCAGAGCCAAAGACTAAGTCTCGTACTCCGCCACGCCGTCGCAGCTCCCGGTCATCTCCTGAGCTGACTAGGAAGGCCCGGCTCTCCCGTAGGAGCCGTTCTGCATCATCCTCACCAGAGACCCGCTCTAGAACTCCCCCAAGACGCCGAAGAAGTCCCTCAGTATCTTCCCCAGAGCCGGCTGAAAAGTCAAGATCCTCACGCCGGCGGCGTTCAGCATCCTCTCCACGCACTAAGACAGCTTCAAGGAGAGGCCGTTCTCCTTCACCAAAGCCTCGTGGGCTCCAGAGGTCCCGTTCCCGCTCGAGGAGGGAGAAAACCAGGGCCACCCGACGTCGGGATAGGTCTGGATCTTCTCAGTCAACCTCTCGGAGAAGACAGCGGAGCCGGTCGAGGTCTCGTGTTACTCGCCGTCGGAGGGGAGGCTCTGGTTACCATTCAAGATCTCCTGCTcggcaggagagttccagaaccTCCTCTCGGCGTCGCAGAGGTCGCTCTCGGACACCCCCAACCAGTCGGAAGCGTTCCCGCTCACGCACATCACCAGCGCCGTGGAAACGCTCCAGGTCTCGGGCTTCTCCAGCTACTCACCGGCGATCCAGGTCCAGAACACCCCTGGTTAGCCGGCGGAGGTCCAGGTCTCGAACTTCACCAGTCAGTCGGAGACGATCCAGGTCTAGGACATCAGTGACTAGACGAAGATCCCGATCAAGAGCTTCGCCCGTGAGTCGAAGGCGATCTAGGTCCAGAACACCACCAGTAACCCGCCGACGTTCAAGGTCCAGGACACCGACCCGCCGGCGTTCCCGTTCTAGAACGCCACCAGTGACTCGAAGAAGGTCCAGATCTAGGACTCCACTGGTAACCAGGAGGCGATCTCGAAGCCGAACCTCCCCTATCACTCGCAGAAGATCGAGATCCAGAACGTCCCCAGTCACCCGAAGGAGATCACGATCTCGCACTTCTCCAGTAACTCGAAGAAGGTCTCGCTCGCGAACCTCTCCAGTGACACGCCGCCGATCTAGGTCCCGAACTCCTCCAGCTATTCGGCGCCGCTCCAGGTCTCGAACCCCATTGCTGCCACGCAAGCGTTCTCGAAGTCGTTCGCCACTTGCTATTCGCCGCCGTTCCCGATCACGTACTCCACGAACAACTCGGGGCAAACGGTCCTTAACAAGATCTCCTCCGGCCATCCGCAGGCGTTCTGCCTCTGGAAGCAGTTCCGATCGATCACGTTCTGCTACTCCTCCAGCAACAAGAAACCATTCTGGTTCTCGGACACCGCCTGTAGCTCTCAATAGCTCCAGAATGGGCTGCTTCAGCCGTCCTAGCATGTCACCAACTCCTCTTGACCGCTGTAGGTCACCTGGAGTGCTTGAGCCCCTCGGCAGCTCCAGAACACCCATGTCTGTCCTCCAGCAAGCTGGCGGTTCCATGATGGATGGTCCAGGTCCCCGAATTCCTGATCACCCGCGAGCATCTGTACCTGAAAACCATGCACAGTCGAGAATCGCACTTGCCCTGACGGCCATCAGCCTTGGCACCGCACGGCCGCCTCCGTCCATGTCTGCCGCTGGCCTTGCTGCAAGAATGTCCCAGGTTCCAGCCCCAGTGCCTCTCATGAGTCTCCGAACGGCCCCTGCGGCCAGTCTTGCCAGCAGGATCCCTGCAGCCTCTGCAGCAGCCATGAACCTGGCCAGCGCCAGGACACCTGCCCTGCCCTCAGCAGTTAACCTAGCTGACTCCAGAACACCAGCTGcagctgcagccatgaacttgGCCAGCCCCAGAACAGCGGTGGCACCTTCGGCTGTGAACCTTGCTGACCCTCGTACTCCCACAGCCCCAGCTGTGAACCTAGCAGGAGCCAGAACCCCTGCTGCTTTGGCAGCTCTGAGTCTCACGGGTTCTGGCACAGCCCCGACTGCTGCAAACTATCCGTCCAGTTCCAGAGCACCCCAGGctccagcccctgcaaacctggtGGGTCCTAGGTCTGCACATGCCACAGCACCTGTGAATATTGCCAGCTCAAGAACCCCTCCAGCCTTGGCCCCTGCAAACCTCACTAGTGCTAGAATGGCTCCAGCCTTGTCTGGTGCAAACCTCACCAGTCCCAGGGTGCCCCTCTCTGCCTATGAGCGTGTTAGTGGGAGAACCTCACCACCACTCCTTGACCGAGCCAGGTCCAGAACCCCACCAGGGGGCCCAGGCTCCAGAACCCCGCCATCTGCCCCAAGCCAGTCTAGGGTGACCTCTGAGCGGGCTCCCTCTCCTGCTTCTAGAATGGTCCAGGCTCCCTCACAGTCTGCTCTTCCTCCAGCTCAGGATCGGCCTAGGTCCCCTGTGCCATCTGCTTTTTCTGACCAATCTCGATCTTTGCTTGCCCAGACCCCCCCTGTAGCAGGGTCTCAGTCCCTTTCCTCTGGGACGGTGGCAAAGACCACGTCCTCTGCTGGTGACCACAATGGCATGCTCTCTGGGCCTGTCCCCGGGGTGTCCCACCCAGAGGGTGGGGACCCACCTGCCTGTGCTGGGGCCCAGCAGCCTTCCACATTGGCTGCCCTGCAGCCAGCCAAGGAGCGGCGGAGTTCCTCGTCCTCGTCGTCCTctagctcctcctcctcctcctcctcctcctcgtcctcctcgTCGTCCTCCTCTGGCTCCAGCTCTAGTGACTCAGAGGGCTCTAGCCTTCCCGCTCAACCTGAGGTAGCACTGAAGAG AGGACAGAACTAG
- the SRRM2 gene encoding serine/arginine repetitive matrix protein 2 isoform X10 yields MYNGIGLPTPRGSGTNGYVQRNLSLVRGRRGERPDYKGEEELRRLEAALVKRPNPDILDHERKRRVELRCLELEEMMEEQGYEEQQIQEKVATFRLMLLEKDVNPGGKEENPGQRPAVTETHQLAELNEKKNERLRAAFGISDSYVDGSSFDPQRRAREAKQPAPEPPKPYSLVRESSSSRSPTPKQKKKKKKKDRGRRSESSSPRRERKKSSKKKKHRSESESKKRKHRSPTPKSKRKSKDKKRKRSRSTTPAPKSRRAHRSTSADSASSSDTSRSRRCTDHSEDTVPAL; encoded by the exons ATGTACAACGGGATCGGGCTGCCGACGCCCCGGGGCAGCGGCACCAACGGCTACGTCCAGCGCAACCTGTCCCTGGTGCGGGGCCGCCGGGGTGAGCGGCCTGACTACAAGGGAGAGGAGGAACTGCGGCGCCTGGAGGCTGCCCTGGTGAAGCGGCCTAATCCTGACATCCTGGACCACGAGCGCAAGCGGCGCGTGGAGCTGCGATGCCTCGAGCTGGAGGAGATGATGGAAGAGCAGGG GTACGAGGAACAGCAAATTCAGGAAAAAGTGGCGACCTTTCGACTCATGTTGCTGGAGAAGGATGTGAACCctggggggaaggaggagaaccCGGGGCAGAGGCCAGC GGTAACTGAGACTCACCAGTTGGCAGAATTGAATGAGAAGAAGAATGAGCGACTCCGAGCTGCCTTTGGCATTAGTGATTCCTATGTGGATGGCAGCTCTTTTGATCCCCAGCGTCGTGCTCGAGAAGCTAAACAACCAGCTCCTGAGCCTCCCAAACCTTACAG CCTTGTCCGGGAGTCTAGCAGTTCTCGCTCACCAACAccaaagcaaaagaagaagaaaaagaagaaagatagagGACG CAGGTCAGAGAGCAGCTCTCCTCGACGAGAGAGGAAGAAGAGTTCTAAGAAGAAGAAGCACAG GTCAGAATCTGAATCCAAGAAAAGGAAGCATAG GTCTCCTACTCCAAAGAGCAAACGTAAATCTAAGGACAAGAAGCGGAAGCG ATCTCGAAGTACAACTCCAGCCCCCAAGAGCCGACGGGCCCACCGTTCAACTTCTGCTGATTCTGCTTCTTCTTCAGATACTTCCCGCAGTCG GCGCTGCACAGACCATTCGGAAGACACGGTCCCTGCCCTCTAG